CTTCGATGTCCAGTCCCAGCCGATCCACTTCGCTGATCTCGGGCCCCACTTCGTCGGCACTGGCGTGGAGGGCTTCCAGCAAGGGCAGGTCCGCCAGATGCACCACGGCCTCCTGGTTCTCCCGCAGGTTGCGGTGGGTGTCCTTTAATGATCCATCCCGACGCCGTCCCAGGGTCACAGCCAGCATGGGCGGCCCGAAGATGCCCATGAAGCTGCTGAAGGGCGCCAGGTTCAAATGGCCCTCCGCATCCACGGAGGTGATCCAGGCAATGGGCCGGGGGATGACGAGGCTGGACAGGATGCGGTAGACATCACGCTTG
This sequence is a window from Geothrix sp. PMB-07. Protein-coding genes within it:
- a CDS encoding flavin reductase family protein, with the translated sequence MITRDLSALPKRDVYRILSSLVIPRPIAWITSVDAEGHLNLAPFSSFMGIFGPPMLAVTLGRRRDGSLKDTHRNLRENQEAVVHLADLPLLEALHASADEVGPEISEVDRLGLDIEASDCVAPPRLQDAPVALECRLNRELELGPGSTLVLLDVVRIHAADRIWSEEHDCADASRWTPLSRLASVAGPNYGTLGQTFRLGPSELP